A stretch of DNA from Nonlabens ponticola:
TGGTCTCAAATTGGTCAAACTGCTGATAGATTACCTCCATCAGGATACCATAGATGTCATTTTGCTTCTGGATATAGGCAGCGTTTCCTATTCTTACTGGACTAGAATCTTTGTAACCAGAAAGGTGGTCAAGAAATTCTTCAGTCAGGTCTTTCTCACCATTGATACCATACATGATCTGGATTTTCTCATCTTTTTCTGGAATCAAGTTGACGATAAATTGTAGGAACCTCTTAGCAGACTTGGTATGACCCAAACTCGTGATAACTCTAATAACCATAGATGCATCACGTATCCAGCAAAATCTATAATCCCAATTCCTTACTTCACCGATGGTTTCGGGCAAGCTAGTGGTGGCAGCGGCAAGCACGGCACCAGATTTCTCATAGGTCAGCGCTTTTAGGGTAAGTGCACTGCGTACGATTTCTTCATTGTAAAGCTGGTAGCTAGTCGTGCGCTCACTCCAGTTCATCCAGTAGGTTTTGGTGCGCTGGAATTTCAAATAACAGCGATCCAGTGTCTGGCTGGTTAGTTTTTCGTGGTACGACAACAACAGAAAAGCATTCTTTTCTAAGGTGATAATCTCCTGATTGAGTACCGCATCATAGTCCAAATCACTATACAAAAATGCCGACTCGTACTCGCCATCCTGCGTATTGCTGTGTATGTATTCTCCTTTATTAGTAGAGTGCGTCTCAACCGCAGCATATTTCAATCTAGGATTATAAGAAATTTTGAATTGCGGCTTGCCTTTCAGCAGCCTTAAAAACCTCACGATATCTGGCGGTGAATAAAAAGTGCCGTCTTTTTGCTCGTATCTAGGCATGAAGTCAATGACCTGAAAAGCGTCAGTGCCATTGTCAAAAGTCGTGCTCAGGATATTGGTTTGCCATAAATATTCCTGGTGCACTTGATAATCATCGTTCAACTTAAACGAGAGGCTACCACCTTTCTCATCATCAAGGATTTTAGCAAAAACAGATGCGCTATCAAAAATGGGCAAGCAGCACCAGTCGATGGACGCATTTTTTGAAATAAGTGCCGCACTTCTGCAATTACCTATGATACCGTAATCCAAATTCTCCATAAAGTCCTTAATAAAACCAGCTGGCTGGCTATTTTAAATATGATTTGCCGAAATTTAAGGATTAAACATCCATTCCAGTAAAGTAAGACCAGTTTATGAGCAAAACCATCATAGTTTCAAATCGATTGCCACTTCAATTATCTATTGAAAACGACCAGGTGAGTTCGCACCCCAGCGTTGGTGGACTGGCGACAGGTTTGAAATCGGTACACAGAGACAACAATGGCTTATGGATAGGTTGGACTGGACTCACAAAGGAAGAGACGCCCGACCACCTCAAATCTGAAATACAGCAAGCAGTCACAAATCAACAGTGTGCTGCTGTGGAATTGACCCAGCGCGATATGGATGGCTTTTACTATGGTTTTAGCAATCGTACTATTTGGCCGCTGTTCCATTATTTTATGGAATATGCAGAATTTGATGATGAAAATTGGGAAATCTATAAAAGCGTAAATCAGAAGTTTGCTCAGGTCGTGCTGGAAAATCTAGAAGATGGCGACACCGTTTGGGTACACGATTATCAATTGATGTTGCTGCCACAAATGATCAAAGAGCAGCGACCCGACGTTTCCATTGGATTTTTCCTGCACATTCCGTTCCCATCCTACGAGGTTTTTAGGACCTTACCATGGCGTGAACAATTGCTCAATGGCCTGCTGGGTGCAGATTTGTTGGGCTTCCATACCTATGATTATGAGCGTCATTTCTTGAGTTCGGTAAGTAGGATTCTGGGGCATGAGGTAAGCTTCAATGAGATCACGTTCAAAGATCGTCTAATCAAGGTAGACAGCTTTCCCATGGGTATCGATTATGAGAAGTTTTCCGCTTCCGCGAAAGCGAACTATCAACAAACTGATAAAACACAAAGCGAGCTACAACGTCGATTGGATCTTCATGCAACGGCCACGCCAGATGCCAAAATGATTCTTTCCATAGATCGTTTGGATTACACAAAAGGGATCGCAAATAGGCTGCGTGCATTTGAACATTTTCTAGAGAAATATCCGCATTATTCTGAGAAAGTCAGACTAGTCATGCTAGCGGTACCTAGCCGATCAAATGTGCCACAATATCAAGTGTTGAAGAAAGAAATTGACGAGTTGGTAGGACGCATCAATGGTAAATTTTCTACCGTGAGCTGGACGCCAGTCTGGTATTTCTATAGATCCATGCCTTTCGAGAATCTTATCGATCTCTATACATCATGCGATGTCGCGTTGATCACACCTATACGCGATGGAATGAATCTGGTCGCCAAAGAATACGTCGCCACCAGAATCGACCGCACTGGCGTATTGATCCTGTCAGAAATGGCTGGTGCCGCCAAGGAAATGAACGAGGCACTACTCATCAACCCAAACAACATTAATCTGATTGCGGATACCATCAAAGAAGCGCTAGAAATGCCCGTAGAAGAACAAAAGAAGCGTAATAAGTTCATGCAAAGCCGCTTGAAACGTTACAATGTGGAAAAATGGGCGAGTGATTTCATGGTCAAACTAGACGCAGTAAAAGGCAATCAAACCGTAGTCAAGGCAAAGCATATCAATGAGAAAAGGCAAACGGTAATTCTCGAGCAATTTCAAAAAGCCAATAAGCGCATATTCTTCCTTGATTATGATGGCACATTGCGAGGTTTTGTCAATAATCCAGGCGATGCAAAACCTGATGTAGCATTGCTGGAAATGATCAAAAAGCTGCAAGCACCTGACCAAAACGAAGTGGTGATTATTAGCGGTCGCGACAGCGTGACGCTAGGCGAGTGGTTTCAGGACGTGCCTGTCACGCTAATTTCTGAGCATGGTGTGTTGAAAAAAACATACGGGCAGGATTGGGAACTTACCGAAACTATGAACAATGATTGGGTACCTACCATCCAGCCTGTATTGCAAACCTATGTAGACCGTACACCAGGAACTTTTATTGAAGAAAAAAACTACAGTATTGCCTGGCATTACCGCAAAGCAGATCCACAATTAGGTGAGCAGCGAGCCAATGAGCTATCAAACGTGATACGGGAATTAACCAGCAATCATGGGTTGAGCGTGCTGTCTGGGAACAAGGTCATTGAGATCAAGAGTAGCAATGTCCACAAGGGTAAGGCAGCTAACAATCATATCCTGAACAAGAACTATAACTTTATATTCTGCATAGGCGACGACTGGACAGACGAGTTCATGTTTCACGATCTACCAGAAACTGCCATCACAGTCAAGGTAGGACTTGCTAATACCGCAGCTCGCTACTACGTTGATGATACAGATCAAGTCAGAGACATGTTGCAAATGTTTATTAAGTAAATGGCTAAGTCGATATTGCTATGCTGAAGTTGGACTCAAGAAACAGCTCATGTCCCTTATTTATTGGATTTCAAAACGATAGCCAGGCGAGAACTTGACTCAAGGAAAAATGGTAATACGTGACTGATGACTTTTGAGTTTCCGCAAACGATAGCGTAATGGTATCTTTACGCCAATGGAACGAGTCAAAATAATCGAGTGCCCGCGTGACGCCATGCAAGGAATCAAGGAAATGATTCCTACCGCTACCAAGGTACAGTACATACAATCACTACTGCGATGCGGATTTGACACCATCGATTTTGGCAGTTTTGTATCGCCGCGAGCCATTCCTCAAATGGTGGATACTGCCCAAGTTTTGGCTCAATTAGATCTTTCAAAAACGGATTCTAAACTACTCGCAATCGTTGCCAATCTGCGCGGTGCGCAGGCAGCCTGCGAGCATCCAGAGATTGATTATTTGGGTTATCCGTTTTCCATAAGCGAGAACTTCCAGATGCGTAACACGCACAAAACCATTGCGCAATCTGTAGAGCTGCTTCAAGAGATTTTGGATCTCGCTTTCGCGAAAGGGAAAAAAGTAGTCGTTTATATATCGATGGGATTTGGTAATCCATACGGCGATCCATGGAATGTTGAGATCGTAGGCGAGTGGACGCAGCAATTAAGCGCCATGGGCGTGGAGATCTTGTCACTGTCTGATACGGTAGGAACATCAGATCCTGAATCTATTGAATACCTGTTTTCTAACCTGATTCCTGCTTATCCAGCTATCGAATTTGGTGCACACTTGCATACCACGCCAACAAAATGGCACGAAAAAGTGGATGCCGCCTACAAAGCTGGTTGCCGCAGATTTGATGGTGCAATTCAAGGTTTTGGCGGTTGCCCTATGGCCAAAGATGAACTCACCGGCAACATGCCTACCGAGAAAATGGTAAGTTATTTCAATCAAGCAAAAGCCGATTCAGGCATCAAAATGACCTCATTTGAAAGCAGCTATAATGAGGCGAGTACTATTTTTGGGAGGTATCATTGAGTGGCTTTGCTTCAATCCGTAAATAATAATTATTGTCATGCTGATTTCTATGACAATGACAAGCTATTTTTATAAATAGTTTGGTTTTTGATCAGTGCGTAGATGATGTGAATGATTTTGTTCCTGACGGCATTTAATACACTCATCTTATTTTTTCCTTCTGCAATTTTTCTCTGGTAATAGTACTTGAGGTCACATTCGAGTCTCACGGCTCTCATGGCGGCCATGTGCAACAAGGTCTTCATGGACTTATCTGCCATGTGGGACACCCTATTTCTAGATTTGAGTGATATTCCCGATTGATAGTTGAAGGGAACCACGCCAGCACTGCAGGCAAGTTTCCTGGGATCGGTGTAGGTGTTGAAGCCTTCGGTCTTGATGACGATAGCCGTCGAGAGCACCGTTCCCACACCTGGCACACTGCGTACCAGTTCTATCTGTTCCCTTATGGTTTGATCCATGTCTATCAACTCTTCCAAGATGGCTTCAAGATCCTTTATCTGTTGGCTTACCAGCTTTAGGCTCTTGTTGAACATATTGACAAGTCTGCGCTTGAGCCTTGGATCCTTGATCAGTTTCAGGTCTCTTTGCTGCTGGAGCAGCCTGGCGCGTGTCTTTATCTTCGATCTTCTTTCAGTCATCACGTACTTCATCTCCATGATCGTTTCACTGCACGGTTTCCACGGATCGAGTTCCTTATGATTCTTCTCGACAAAATTGGCGATGCGCTCTGCATCGACCTTATCATTCTTTCCTCTGACAAGTCCCAGGCTTTTCTTTAAATGGAAGGGATATATCACAAAGGTCTTTAGCTCCAGCGTCCGCAGGACCTCATAGAGATTGTAATTGTACCTTCCAGTGTTCTCCATACCCAGCAGTATGTTCCTGTCCTTACTCACCAATGGTACAAGGAACTTCTTGATGGCACCCACCTTATTCTTGATCACGAAGAACTGATCACATCGTTGCTCTCTGATACAGATATCCAATGTCTGGGCACTGATATCTATACCGATAATTAAATCTGTCATACCTTTATTTTTGATTAATAATGAAGAGAGGAGATCATCAATAATTCAATTCCTTAATAATGGGCTCGTATCCCTAATTTCTATTTGAAAATTTGATGATTAGATAGGCTCAGGTCTGTATCAGCATATTGATTGATCGATCAAGAACTTATTATAGTGTACCTGAACCTATCCTCTCTTTTTCTATTGAAAATAATACATGCAAGTCTAAAGGAACTGGTTTCAGCATCTTACGTGGTCACTTTACTTACAAATCATTGATACTGCAATACTACGAACAGATCACATTGTTAAATCCTTTGCACATCAAACTAACAAGTGTTAGTTTCGTTAGGAAATAACGACTCAATATTTGTGAATAAATTTCATGACATAACGCTTTCAGAGGTTTACAAAGAAACCGAGGATACAACGGTACTCACATTTGATGTGCCGCAAGAATTGCGTGAAGAATTTAATTATCGTCAAGGCCAGTTTTTGACCTTACGAGCTACTATAAATGATGAAGACGTACGCCGCAGTTACTCGCTGTGCAGCAGTCCGCTGGACAATGAATGGAAGGTTGCCGTAAAGGAGATTTTTGAAGGTAAGTTCTCGACCTATGTCAACAGAGAACTTAAGGTAGGCGACACGATTAAGGTCGCAGCACCTAGCGGTGATTTTGGGATTGAGTGTGCGGATGAAAAGCAGACTAAAAACTACGTTGCATTTGCCGCAGGTAGTGGTATTACACCCATGCTCAGCATCATCAAGACACACTTGAAAAAAGAGCCAAATGCCAAATTCAAGTTATTCTATTTAAATCGCACGGCAAAATCCATTATCTTCAAAGAAGAGATAGAGGCTCTGAAAAACAAGTACTTAAGTAGGTTTGAGGTCTTTTATTTCTTGAGTCGTGAACAAAGAGATATACCACTTTTCAATGGTCGATTTGATCAGGAAAAGTTGCAGCAGTTGACACAGACATTGATTAACGCACCGCATACCGATGATGCATTCATCTGCGGTCCAGAAGAGATGATTTTCTTGATAAGAGACGAGCTTGTTACTGCAGGAATGAATAAGGAAAACATCTATTACGAGCTTTTCGTGAGTGGATTGAGTGATGCAGACAAAGCTAGAGCAGCGGCCGCGCTGGAGAAAAAAGTAGATGGTGTTGACGTGACGATCATCGATGGGAGCAAGGAATTTCACTTTGTGCTAGGTGATGATCACGATAATGTATTGGATGCAGCGATTGCCGCTGGTGCAGATTTACCATATGCCTGCAAAGGTGGCGTATGCAGCACCTGCAAGTGCAAGGTAGAAGAAGGCAGCGTAGAGATGAAAGTCAACTATGCACTCACGGATGATGAGGTCGATAAGGGTTACGTATTAAGCTGCGTGAGTGTCCCAACCAGTAAAAAGTTGGTAGTGAATTATGATGTATAACTGTCATGCTGAATTTATTTCAGCATCTCTCAGTTTTTTGCAGTACAGTTTTTGATGATTACGCTTTCGCGAAAGCGGATTCATTAAAAATCTACCGAGTAAAACGAATAACTAAAGCCATCCTGCGAGGGCTTGAATAGATAAACGAAAATGTTGCAAGCTGGCTGTTAACCAGTAACCGACAACTAATAACTACATTATGAGCGAAGCAGAAATTAAAAGTCTAGAAGAGCAGTTTGATGCAAAAATTGCCCGTGATGAGAAAATTGAGCCGAAAGACTGGATGCCAGAGAAGTACCGCAAGACGCACATCAGGCAGATAAGTCAGCACGCGCATTCTGAAATTGTAGGGATGCTGCCTGAAGGTAATTGGATCACACGCGCGCCATCGTTGCGTCGCAAAGTTGCTTTATTAGCAAAGGTTCAAGACGAGGCTGGACATGGCTTGTATCTGTACAGCGCCTGTGAAACATTGGGCATTACTCGTGAGCAGATGTATGAAGATTTGCATTCCGGAAAAGCAAAATATTCTTCCATTTTTAATTATCCTACAGTCACTTGGGCAGATATGGGTGCGATAGGCTGGTTAGTCGATGGTGCTGCTATTATAAATCAAGTACCACTTTGCAGTACTTCATATGGGCCGTATGCAAGAGCCATGGTGCGTGTTTGTAAGGAAGAAAGCTTTCACCAGCGACAAGGTTATGAGATCATGCTATCCCTTTGTAATGGTACTGATGAGCAAAAAGAAATGGCACAAGACGCGCTTAATAGATGGTGGTGGCCATCACTCATGATGCTAGGCCCTACTGATGCGGCTAGTACACATACAGAGCAGTCCATGAAATGGAAGTTGAAGCGCAAGACCAACGATGAATTGCGCCAGCAGTTTATTGATCAAACCGTTCCTCAAGCTGATATTCTAGGGTTGACGATTCCTGATCCAGATTTGAAATGGAATGAAGAAACGGGACATTATGATTTTGGCGAGATTGATTGGGATGAATTCTGGCAAGTGGTCAAAGGTCATGGTCCTATGAACAAATCAAGACTAGATGCGCGACGCGACGCTTGGGAAAACGGTGCATGGGTACGCGAGGCTGCCACGGCTTATGCAAACAAACAACGAGAGCGTAAAGAAGAAGCTGCGCAGGCTTCATAAGTTTTACATTCAAGCCGTCGTAGGACGGCTTCGCTTTTTATTTATCAGAAATTCGAAATATGTCCTCTAATCAAGAAACACCTCTTTGGGAAGTTTTTATAAGATCAAAGAATGGTCTAGAACACAGGCACTGCGGTAGCCTGCACGCAGAAGATGCAGAAATGGCTCTCAACAACGCACGCGATGTATACACACGCCGCAATGAAGGTGTCAGCATCTGGGTTGTTGAATCCAAAAACATTACCGCCAGCAGTCCAGACGATAGTGGCTCTTTATTTGAACCTGCTAGTGATAAAGTTTACAGGCACCCAACGTTTTATGAGTTGCCTGACGAATTAAAACACATGTAAATCTTTAAGTTGAAGATCAAGTCTAAGATTAAGTATAACGAATGGACGAAAAGAAATATGATCTTGAAGATCGATTGATCAAGTTCGCTGTAGAAATTATCAATTTATCTAGAAAGGCAGATTGGAATGACTACGCTTCAAGGTATTATCAGCAACAGCTGATACGTTCCTCTGGATCTGTCGCTTTAAATTTTGGAGAATTTTTAGGTGCCAGTAGTCAAAAAGACAAACTCAATAAACTGAATATTGCTCACAAAGAGATTAAAGAATGTAGGAACAATATACTTATTCAAATTGGTGCAGAACTCAATATAGTGTCAGAACTCAAAATACTATCGCGAGAATCACTTGAATTAATCAAAATACTGAGAGCTATTATAAAATCTAAATCTTAAAGTGAAAGACAAGGGTTAAACTTACACTTATCCTTCAACTCAAACTTCTCTCATGAAACCTATAAAAGAACTCAATCCACAATTTCTCGAGTCAAAAGAAAACAAACAACACCTAATTGATTACTTGTTAGGCGTTGCAGATAATTACTTAATATTAGGCCAAAGATTAGGAGAATTGTGCGGTCATGGGCCTAACCTCGAGCCTGATATTGCGATTACTAATATTTCATTGGATTTGCTAGGTCAAGTGCGTAGTTACTATCAATACATTGCACAGCTTAAAGGAGATAAAACTACCGAAGATGATATCGCATTTCTACGCAAAGAGCGTGAGTACAAGAATGTCTTACTAGTTGAGCAACTTAATACTGACTTTGGTTACGTGATCGTTCGTCAGTATTTCTTTGATGTTTACAACAGATTGTTTTTGAACGCCTTACAACAAAGTGCAGATGAGACATTAAGAGCACTTGCTTTTAAAGGGATCAAAGAGGCTAGTTATCACGAGCGTTTTTCTGGTGATTGGTTAAAGCGATTTGGCGATGGTACAGAAGAAAGCCACAATCGAGTACAGCAAGCCGTCAACGACTTGTGGATTTATACAGATGAGCTTTTTCACAAAACAGATGCAGACAGAGCGATGATAGAGGCTGGCGTTGCACCAGACATGCTTCAATTGAAAGAGTATTACTATGAAAAAGTAGAAGAGCAGCTGCGCACCGCTACGCTTGATATTCCAGAAGTTGAGTATTTTCAAAAAGGCGGTAAACAAGGAATTCACAGCGAGCACATGGGACGCATCCTGGCTGAAATGCAGTACATGCAGAGAACTTATCCTAACTCGAGATGGTAAAGCAGCAATTTGATATCGATCCTTTAATTCTAGAGATACTTGAAAGCGTAAAAGACCCAGAAATTCCAGTACTCAACGTCATCGACCTTGGAGTCATAAGAGATGTTCAAGTTGAAGGTAATGAGATTAATATAAAACTAACACCTACTTACAGCGGCTGCCCTGCGATGGATGTCATTGGT
This window harbors:
- a CDS encoding glycoside hydrolase family 15 protein, whose translation is MENLDYGIIGNCRSAALISKNASIDWCCLPIFDSASVFAKILDDEKGGSLSFKLNDDYQVHQEYLWQTNILSTTFDNGTDAFQVIDFMPRYEQKDGTFYSPPDIVRFLRLLKGKPQFKISYNPRLKYAAVETHSTNKGEYIHSNTQDGEYESAFLYSDLDYDAVLNQEIITLEKNAFLLLSYHEKLTSQTLDRCYLKFQRTKTYWMNWSERTTSYQLYNEEIVRSALTLKALTYEKSGAVLAAATTSLPETIGEVRNWDYRFCWIRDASMVIRVITSLGHTKSAKRFLQFIVNLIPEKDEKIQIMYGINGEKDLTEEFLDHLSGYKDSSPVRIGNAAYIQKQNDIYGILMEVIYQQFDQFETSLENSEELWTIIKSITSIVNKNWQKPDKGIWELRTEDRHFVFSKLLCWVAIDRAIKISEIIGKSRYLQEWQELRQTIHDDIYQNGWNDEVQAYTQSYGSPDLDASTLLMQQYGFIEATDPRFVSTVQATERELCNDGLMYRYKNNDDFGEPSSSFTICTFWLIDSLHKIGETEKARAYFDQLLSYSNHLGLFSEDIDFKTKRLLGNFPQAYSHLALIETAINFNESSALSK
- a CDS encoding bifunctional alpha,alpha-trehalose-phosphate synthase (UDP-forming)/trehalose-phosphatase; translated protein: MSKTIIVSNRLPLQLSIENDQVSSHPSVGGLATGLKSVHRDNNGLWIGWTGLTKEETPDHLKSEIQQAVTNQQCAAVELTQRDMDGFYYGFSNRTIWPLFHYFMEYAEFDDENWEIYKSVNQKFAQVVLENLEDGDTVWVHDYQLMLLPQMIKEQRPDVSIGFFLHIPFPSYEVFRTLPWREQLLNGLLGADLLGFHTYDYERHFLSSVSRILGHEVSFNEITFKDRLIKVDSFPMGIDYEKFSASAKANYQQTDKTQSELQRRLDLHATATPDAKMILSIDRLDYTKGIANRLRAFEHFLEKYPHYSEKVRLVMLAVPSRSNVPQYQVLKKEIDELVGRINGKFSTVSWTPVWYFYRSMPFENLIDLYTSCDVALITPIRDGMNLVAKEYVATRIDRTGVLILSEMAGAAKEMNEALLINPNNINLIADTIKEALEMPVEEQKKRNKFMQSRLKRYNVEKWASDFMVKLDAVKGNQTVVKAKHINEKRQTVILEQFQKANKRIFFLDYDGTLRGFVNNPGDAKPDVALLEMIKKLQAPDQNEVVIISGRDSVTLGEWFQDVPVTLISEHGVLKKTYGQDWELTETMNNDWVPTIQPVLQTYVDRTPGTFIEEKNYSIAWHYRKADPQLGEQRANELSNVIRELTSNHGLSVLSGNKVIEIKSSNVHKGKAANNHILNKNYNFIFCIGDDWTDEFMFHDLPETAITVKVGLANTAARYYVDDTDQVRDMLQMFIK
- a CDS encoding hydroxymethylglutaryl-CoA lyase, encoding MERVKIIECPRDAMQGIKEMIPTATKVQYIQSLLRCGFDTIDFGSFVSPRAIPQMVDTAQVLAQLDLSKTDSKLLAIVANLRGAQAACEHPEIDYLGYPFSISENFQMRNTHKTIAQSVELLQEILDLAFAKGKKVVVYISMGFGNPYGDPWNVEIVGEWTQQLSAMGVEILSLSDTVGTSDPESIEYLFSNLIPAYPAIEFGAHLHTTPTKWHEKVDAAYKAGCRRFDGAIQGFGGCPMAKDELTGNMPTEKMVSYFNQAKADSGIKMTSFESSYNEASTIFGRYH
- a CDS encoding IS110 family RNA-guided transposase: MTDLIIGIDISAQTLDICIREQRCDQFFVIKNKVGAIKKFLVPLVSKDRNILLGMENTGRYNYNLYEVLRTLELKTFVIYPFHLKKSLGLVRGKNDKVDAERIANFVEKNHKELDPWKPCSETIMEMKYVMTERRSKIKTRARLLQQQRDLKLIKDPRLKRRLVNMFNKSLKLVSQQIKDLEAILEELIDMDQTIREQIELVRSVPGVGTVLSTAIVIKTEGFNTYTDPRKLACSAGVVPFNYQSGISLKSRNRVSHMADKSMKTLLHMAAMRAVRLECDLKYYYQRKIAEGKNKMSVLNAVRNKIIHIIYALIKNQTIYKNSLSLS
- a CDS encoding 2Fe-2S iron-sulfur cluster-binding protein, with protein sequence MNKFHDITLSEVYKETEDTTVLTFDVPQELREEFNYRQGQFLTLRATINDEDVRRSYSLCSSPLDNEWKVAVKEIFEGKFSTYVNRELKVGDTIKVAAPSGDFGIECADEKQTKNYVAFAAGSGITPMLSIIKTHLKKEPNAKFKLFYLNRTAKSIIFKEEIEALKNKYLSRFEVFYFLSREQRDIPLFNGRFDQEKLQQLTQTLINAPHTDDAFICGPEEMIFLIRDELVTAGMNKENIYYELFVSGLSDADKARAAAALEKKVDGVDVTIIDGSKEFHFVLGDDHDNVLDAAIAAGADLPYACKGGVCSTCKCKVEEGSVEMKVNYALTDDEVDKGYVLSCVSVPTSKKLVVNYDV
- the paaA gene encoding 1,2-phenylacetyl-CoA epoxidase subunit PaaA; its protein translation is MSEAEIKSLEEQFDAKIARDEKIEPKDWMPEKYRKTHIRQISQHAHSEIVGMLPEGNWITRAPSLRRKVALLAKVQDEAGHGLYLYSACETLGITREQMYEDLHSGKAKYSSIFNYPTVTWADMGAIGWLVDGAAIINQVPLCSTSYGPYARAMVRVCKEESFHQRQGYEIMLSLCNGTDEQKEMAQDALNRWWWPSLMMLGPTDAASTHTEQSMKWKLKRKTNDELRQQFIDQTVPQADILGLTIPDPDLKWNEETGHYDFGEIDWDEFWQVVKGHGPMNKSRLDARRDAWENGAWVREAATAYANKQRERKEEAAQAS
- the paaB gene encoding 1,2-phenylacetyl-CoA epoxidase subunit PaaB yields the protein MSSNQETPLWEVFIRSKNGLEHRHCGSLHAEDAEMALNNARDVYTRRNEGVSIWVVESKNITASSPDDSGSLFEPASDKVYRHPTFYELPDELKHM
- a CDS encoding four helix bundle protein → MDEKKYDLEDRLIKFAVEIINLSRKADWNDYASRYYQQQLIRSSGSVALNFGEFLGASSQKDKLNKLNIAHKEIKECRNNILIQIGAELNIVSELKILSRESLELIKILRAIIKSKS
- the paaC gene encoding 1,2-phenylacetyl-CoA epoxidase subunit PaaC, whose product is MKPIKELNPQFLESKENKQHLIDYLLGVADNYLILGQRLGELCGHGPNLEPDIAITNISLDLLGQVRSYYQYIAQLKGDKTTEDDIAFLRKEREYKNVLLVEQLNTDFGYVIVRQYFFDVYNRLFLNALQQSADETLRALAFKGIKEASYHERFSGDWLKRFGDGTEESHNRVQQAVNDLWIYTDELFHKTDADRAMIEAGVAPDMLQLKEYYYEKVEEQLRTATLDIPEVEYFQKGGKQGIHSEHMGRILAEMQYMQRTYPNSRW